A window of Desulfomonile tiedjei genomic DNA:
TGGAAAGCCTCGACTGGAAGAAGTACATCGGGCAAGAGACCGGAACACATACGGGGGAACCTGTGTTGGCCAGGGACATCCGGCGATATGCCCTAGCAATAGACGACCTCAATCCCATATATTTTGATGAAGATGCCGCAAAGAAGGGGAAATACGGTGGTCTGGCAGCCCCTCTGAACTATATCAGTTGGGCGGTTGGGGTACCAGGATCAGAGAAGGCGGCTAAAGAATTAGGCGAAGATGGTCTCGCAACTTTTGTCGGCGTACCCGAGATCCCCAATGCTTGGGCTTTGGGCTGGGTGCGTGGTGGTGAGGAAATAGAGTTCCTTAAACCCGTTTATGCAAACGATCAGGTGACGGTTAAAGGCAAGATAGTCGATATGAGTGAAAAAGAAGGGAAGAGTGGAAGGCTGATTTTCGTGACTTCCGAGTTTGTCTACACGAATCAAAAAGCAGAAGTTCTGGCCAAGCATCGAGTCACCATGATCGCTACGCCACGCAAGGAGTCAGAGAATGAATAATCAGGTGTTCTTTGAAGATGTCACCGAGGGCCAAGAAATCCCCTCATTGGAAAAAGAAGTTACCACGGTAAACATTTTAATGTATTTATCAACTGTCTGGCTTATGGATAGAATTCACTTTGACTATCCGTTTGCCACTCAGCGTCGCGGACTTCCCAACGTGGTAGCGCCCGGGAACATGGCAGGGGATTATTACGCGGAACTGTTAAGCAGTTGGGCAGGGGGAAAAGGCGAACTTCGCAAACTGTCCGTCCAGTTCCGTAACTTCATGTTACCGGGGGATATTCTTGCCTGCGGGGGTAAGATTGTCAAAAAGTATATTGACGATGGAAAAGGATATGTGGAACTGGATCTTTGGTTAAAGAACCAAAACGATGTTAATTGCGTTCCGGGAAAGGGCGTTGTTGAACTCCCCCTTAAGGAAGCAAAAGTGGCCTGACAAGTGAGTAGTTCCTGAAGCCCGACGAGAACCGGAAGCCCACACGACAGCTCCGCCTGAACCGGAGGTCTCTGACATGGAAAGGGAAGATGGATTCTGGATTTAAACGTATTGCGCCGCTAGACATGACGGTCGAAAGACTGGCAACAGGATTTCAATTTACGGAAGGACCTGTCTGGAATTCGAGGGGCGGATATCTACTGTTCAGCGACATTCCGGGAAACCGTATAAGAAAATGGACGCCGGGAGACGGAATTTCGGATTTTCGTTTCCCGAGCGGTAAATCGAATGGTCTGACCATTGATGGAGGAGGGCGCCTGATAGCCTGCGAGCATGCAAACAGGAGAGTGTCTCGAACGGAAGAGGACGGTACCTTAGTCACCATAGCTTCACATTACAAGGGCCAGAAGCTCAACAGCCCAAACGATGTGGTCGTAAAATCCGACGGAAGTATCTATTTCACAGATCCACCGTACGGTTTGAATCCGACATTCGGCACGTTCGAACCTCAAGAACTCCCGTTTTTTGGGGTCTATCGGCTGTCACCGAATGGAGACGAGCTTAGGCTTTTGGTGGATGATTCGGTGCCCAACG
This region includes:
- a CDS encoding MaoC family dehydratase N-terminal domain-containing protein, coding for MTESLLESLDWKKYIGQETGTHTGEPVLARDIRRYALAIDDLNPIYFDEDAAKKGKYGGLAAPLNYISWAVGVPGSEKAAKELGEDGLATFVGVPEIPNAWALGWVRGGEEIEFLKPVYANDQVTVKGKIVDMSEKEGKSGRLIFVTSEFVYTNQKAEVLAKHRVTMIATPRKESENE
- a CDS encoding SMP-30/gluconolactonase/LRE family protein — translated: MDSGFKRIAPLDMTVERLATGFQFTEGPVWNSRGGYLLFSDIPGNRIRKWTPGDGISDFRFPSGKSNGLTIDGGGRLIACEHANRRVSRTEEDGTLVTIASHYKGQKLNSPNDVVVKSDGSIYFTDPPYGLNPTFGTFEPQELPFFGVYRLSPNGDELRLLVDDSVPNGLAFSPDESLLYIADTEMNHIRVFDVGADGGTSNGRVFAAISGDPLAPDGLKVDSEGNIYVTGKGGIWVLNPEAERLGIIPVPELPANLSWGDHDWRTLYITARSSLYRVRLNIPGVPLP